The following coding sequences are from one Musa acuminata AAA Group cultivar baxijiao chromosome BXJ2-4, Cavendish_Baxijiao_AAA, whole genome shotgun sequence window:
- the LOC135609650 gene encoding methyltransferase-like protein 2 isoform X5 has product MSDEVRSFLDTGIYRLVRDGSKVVFLDPVRILNYSYSRFWVSPSAYYSRSFETTTAALKTDAVEDSRILKKRKRTRAPRDLNESERASEKRHQEARTFLLNAHKAFLEAAELQALLPELVKSEVSLPTRRASEQKFIQLGSLWQAPLYEISLCFRNKNLSDDTGGYRLGDHGGTIIVHRLYNNLICNETNEDVEAEFQSNHYILPSRSCFHMSDLRQVRNLVPGNLHKSNQTLSFAHSKDGFNFIVIDPPWENGSACQKAVYPTLPNRYFLYLPVKELAHEGGALVALWMTNREKLRIFVENELFPAWGVTKFVLSYWLKVKPDGSLIGELDLFHHRPYECLLLGYINLQNDDSRAMPFEYLGINQVIVSIPGDYSRKPPLGQLLKDHIPGPKPAKCIELFARELGAGWTSWGNEPLHFQDSKYFVERDNER; this is encoded by the exons ATGTCGGACGAGGTCAGATCATTCTTGGACACCGGAATCTATCGACTGGTTCGGGATGGGTCGAAGGTGGTCTTTCTCGACCCTGTTCGAATCCTCAACTACTCCTACTCTCGATTTTGGGTATCTCCGTCGGCTTACTACTCACGCTCCTTCGAGACTACCACCGCCGCATTGAAAACCGATGCCGTTGAGGATTCTCGGAttctgaagaagaggaagaggacgcgaGCGCCGCGCGATTTGAACGAGAGCGAAAGAGCCTCGGAGAAGCGCCACCAA GAAGCGAGAACTTTTTTGCTGAATGCGCACAAAGCATTTCTCGAAGCTGCTGAGCTCCAAGCCTTGCTTCCCGAATTGGTGAAGTCTGAGGTCTCCTTGCCTACTAGGAGAGCTTCGGAACAGAAATTTATTCAGCTTGGAAGCCTCTGGCAAGCGCCGTTGTACGAGATATCACTTTGTTTTAGGAACAAGAACTTGTCAGATGATACAGGAG GTTATAGGCTTGGCGATCATGGCGGAACTATTATAGTGCACCGATTGTATAATAACTTAATTTGTAATGAGACAAATGAAGATGTGGAAGCTGAGTTTCAGAGCAATCACTATATATTACCCAGTAGAAGCTGCTTCCACATG TCTGACTTACGACAAGTTCGCAATCTTGTTCCTGGTAATCTTCACAAGTCAAATCAAACACTCTCATTTG CTCACTCAAAAGATGGGTTTAACTTTATTGTGATTGACCCACCATGGGAAAATGGGAGTGCCTGCCAAAAAGCAGT GTACCCGACGTTACCTAACAGATACTTTCTGTATCTTCCTGTCAAGGAACTTGCTCATGAAGGGGGAGCCCTTGTGGCACTTTGGATGACTAATCGGGAAAAGCTACGCATATTTGTCGAGAATGAACTATTTCCTGCTTGGGGAGTGACAAAATTTGTTCTCTCCTATTGGTTAAAG GTGAAACCAGATGGATCATTGATCGGTGAACTGGATTTATTTCATCACAGACCGTATGAGTGCCTGCttcttggatacataaatttgcaG AATGATGACTCAAGAGCCATGCCATTTGAGTATTTGGGAATCAATCAAGTCATTGTCAGCATTCCTGGTGATTACTCGAGGAAGCCTCCACTGGGAC AATTATTGAAGGATCATATACCAGGCCCCAAGCCCGCAAAGTGCATTGAGCTTTTTGCCAGAGAACTGGGGGCAGGTTGGACTTCATGGGGGAATGAGCCACTTCACTTCCAAGACTCAAAATACTTTGTGGAAAGAGACAATGAAAGATAA
- the LOC135609650 gene encoding methyltransferase-like protein 2 isoform X3, producing MSDEVRSFLDTGIYRLVRDGSKVVFLDPVRILNYSYSRFWVSPSAYYSRSFETTTAALKTDAVEDSRILKKRKRTRAPRDLNESERASEKRHQEARTFLLNAHKAFLEAAELQALLPELVKSEVSLPTRRASEQKFIQLGSLWQAPLYEISLCFRNKNLSDDTGGYRLGDHGGTIIVHRLYNNLICNETNEDVEAEFQSNHYILPSRSCFHMSDLRQVRNLVPGNLHKSNQTLSFVEKCFTAHSKDGFNFIVIDPPWENGSACQKAVYPTLPNRYFLYLPVKELAHEGGALVALWMTNREKLRIFVENELFPAWGVTKFVLSYWLKVKPDGSLIGELDLFHHRPYECLLLGYINLQNDDSRAMPFEYLGINQVIVSIPGDYSRKPPLGQLLKDHIPGPKPAKCIELFARELGAGWTSWGNEPLHFQDSKYFVERDNER from the exons ATGTCGGACGAGGTCAGATCATTCTTGGACACCGGAATCTATCGACTGGTTCGGGATGGGTCGAAGGTGGTCTTTCTCGACCCTGTTCGAATCCTCAACTACTCCTACTCTCGATTTTGGGTATCTCCGTCGGCTTACTACTCACGCTCCTTCGAGACTACCACCGCCGCATTGAAAACCGATGCCGTTGAGGATTCTCGGAttctgaagaagaggaagaggacgcgaGCGCCGCGCGATTTGAACGAGAGCGAAAGAGCCTCGGAGAAGCGCCACCAA GAAGCGAGAACTTTTTTGCTGAATGCGCACAAAGCATTTCTCGAAGCTGCTGAGCTCCAAGCCTTGCTTCCCGAATTGGTGAAGTCTGAGGTCTCCTTGCCTACTAGGAGAGCTTCGGAACAGAAATTTATTCAGCTTGGAAGCCTCTGGCAAGCGCCGTTGTACGAGATATCACTTTGTTTTAGGAACAAGAACTTGTCAGATGATACAGGAG GTTATAGGCTTGGCGATCATGGCGGAACTATTATAGTGCACCGATTGTATAATAACTTAATTTGTAATGAGACAAATGAAGATGTGGAAGCTGAGTTTCAGAGCAATCACTATATATTACCCAGTAGAAGCTGCTTCCACATG TCTGACTTACGACAAGTTCGCAATCTTGTTCCTGGTAATCTTCACAAGTCAAATCAAACACTCTCATTTG TTGAAAAATGTTTTACAGCTCACTCAAAAGATGGGTTTAACTTTATTGTGATTGACCCACCATGGGAAAATGGGAGTGCCTGCCAAAAAGCAGT GTACCCGACGTTACCTAACAGATACTTTCTGTATCTTCCTGTCAAGGAACTTGCTCATGAAGGGGGAGCCCTTGTGGCACTTTGGATGACTAATCGGGAAAAGCTACGCATATTTGTCGAGAATGAACTATTTCCTGCTTGGGGAGTGACAAAATTTGTTCTCTCCTATTGGTTAAAG GTGAAACCAGATGGATCATTGATCGGTGAACTGGATTTATTTCATCACAGACCGTATGAGTGCCTGCttcttggatacataaatttgcaG AATGATGACTCAAGAGCCATGCCATTTGAGTATTTGGGAATCAATCAAGTCATTGTCAGCATTCCTGGTGATTACTCGAGGAAGCCTCCACTGGGAC AATTATTGAAGGATCATATACCAGGCCCCAAGCCCGCAAAGTGCATTGAGCTTTTTGCCAGAGAACTGGGGGCAGGTTGGACTTCATGGGGGAATGAGCCACTTCACTTCCAAGACTCAAAATACTTTGTGGAAAGAGACAATGAAAGATAA